The proteins below are encoded in one region of Populus alba chromosome 2, ASM523922v2, whole genome shotgun sequence:
- the LOC118044424 gene encoding uncharacterized protein: MKYYFEADLNLSLTCDMVELPLHVIFGLQRGPAFISELLQVIPNAHYYKRGTYDLKKIVEYAKKQDFTSLIVVHTNRREPDALLIIGLPDGPTAHFKLSRLVLRKDIKNHGNPTSHEPELVLTNFTTRLGHRAGRIIQSLFPQEPNFRGRRVVTFHNQRDYIFFRHHRYIFETKESKQSDSKGKKGKDGKGEKISQQKVIARLQECGPRFTLKLRSLQHGTFDTKGGEYEWVHKPEMDTSRRRFFL; the protein is encoded by the exons atgaaatattattttgaagccGATTTAAATCTCTCCCTCACTTGTGATATGGTTGAATTGCCTTTACATGTCATTTTCGGTCTACAGAGGGGACCGGCATTCATATCAGAACTACTTCAAGTGATCCCAAATGCACATTATTACAAGAGAGGAACTTATGACCTGAAAAAG ATTGTAGAATATGCAAAGAAGCAGGATTTTACTTCTCTTATAGTTGTTCACACCAACCGCAGGGAACCAG ATGCTCTCTTGATCATTGGCTTGCCTGATGGCCCTACTGCCCATTTCAAACTCTCACGGCTTGTTCTACGCAAGGATATCAAG AATCATGGAAATCCCACCAGTCATGAGCCCGAACTGGTCTTGACTAACTTTACAACTCGTCTGGGACATCGTGCTGGGAG AATAATACAGTCACTTTTCCCGCAAGAACCGAATTTCCGGGGTCGAAGAGTTGTAACCTTTCACAATCAACGTGATTATATATTCTTCCGGCATCACCG TTACATCTTTGAAACCAAAGAGAGTAAGCAGAGTGATTCAAAaggtaaaaaaggaaaagatggCAAGGGTGAGAAGATCTCTCAACAGAAAGTGATTGCACGCCTTCAG GAGTGTGGTCCTAGATTTACACTGAAGTTGAGAAGTCTGCAACATGGAACATTTGATACCAAAGGTGGTGAATATGAATGGGTTCACAAG CCGGAAATGGACACCAGCCGGAGGAGGTTTTTCTTGTGA